The following are encoded together in the Anoplopoma fimbria isolate UVic2021 breed Golden Eagle Sablefish chromosome 9, Afim_UVic_2022, whole genome shotgun sequence genome:
- the tnip2 gene encoding TNFAIP3-interacting protein 2 isoform X1 encodes MDNASVTSDTDAKLRSCSTLNTLYHETQQELELLNKQITVKDNIIADLKARLGRYERIYMTVGDNESVVVGPSKSLLDSLCKEICKQKQKRKDLELKASRQTEEIQRLNMQLREKELELEKVRGQPDHEKDQEIHRLRSALEERERSEATRAVLCTSLAEEADQLRGQLGATVKVCQELLARLEGDRKKGGGEGEDVALQQRSKEMPDSFDNSGANAQICQLQEENQQLKQRVAYVQSLNSRWQKYDASREDYIRGLCQRLKETSGPALMPGLGSISSSVLHHEITRLNGLLEERMSECERLSREVEEMRRRDNERIQTLQQQVLIYADDFKSERGDRERAQGQIQDLKEQIYKLKQQLHKQQGASRETRDVVPVCRVHIGHRITSRRHKDSSEPLLRTTAELQQQQQPAAAAAAAIPAWNERPGLSELQCPRCLATFRDTDYSEYLNHCEDCARL; translated from the exons ATGGATAACGCCAGCGTGACCTCGGATACCGACGCGAAGCTGCGGAGCTGCAGCACGCTGAATACTCTGTACCACGAGACGCAGcaggagctggagctgctgaacAAACAGATCACCGTGAAGGACAACATCATCGCAGACCTGAAGGCGAGGCTGGGGAGGTACGAGAGGATCTACATGACTGTGGGAGATAACGAGTCTGTGGTCGTCGGGCCGTCCAAGTCTCTGCTGGACAGTTTGTGCAAAGAGATATGCAAACAGAAGCAGAAGAGGAAAGACTTGGAGTTAAAGGCGTCTCGACAGACAGag GAGATCCAGAGGCTGAACATGCAGCTCAGAGAGAAGGAGCTGGAGTTGGAGAAGGTCAGGGGTCAGCCGGACCACGAGAAGGACCAGGAGATCCACAGGCTGCGGTCGGccctggaggagagggagcggTCCGAGGCCACCAGAGCCGTACTCTGCACGTCCCTGGCAGAGGAGGCTGACCAGCTGCGCGGCCAGCTCGGCGCCACCGTGAAGGTGTGCCAGGAGCTGCTGGCCAGGCTGGAGGGAGATAGGAagaaggggggaggagaaggggaggatGTGGCTCTGCAGCAAAGGTCTAAGGAG ATGCCAGACTCCTTTGACAACAGTGGTGCTAACGCCCAAATCTGTCAACTTCAAGAGGAGAATCAACAGCTAAAGCAGCGAGTTGCATAT GTCCAGAGTCTGAACTCTCGGTGGCAGAAGTATGACGCCAGCAGGGAGGACTATATCAGAGGTTTATGTCAGAGGCTAAAGGAGACCTCTGGGCCGGCTTTGATGCCGGGCCTGGGCTCTATAAGCAGCAGTGTGCTTCATCATGAGATCACCAGGCTCAACGGCTTGCTCGAGGAGAGGATGAGCGAGTGTGAGCGGCTGAGTAGAGAagtggaggagatgaggaggcgAGACAACGAGCGCATCCagactctgcagcagcag GTCCTCATCTACGCAGACGACTTTAAGTCGGAGCGTGGCGACAGAGAGCGAGCACAGGGTCAGATCCAAGACCTGAAGGAGCAGATTTATAAGTTAAAACAGCAGCTACACAAACAG CAGGGAGCAAGCAGAGAGACCAGAGACGTGGTTCCTGTGTGTCGTGTGCACATAGGGCACAGGATCACCTCGAGGCGTCATAAGGACTCTTCAGAGCCGCTGTTGAGGACCACGGCTgagttgcagcagcagcagcaacccgccgctgcagcagcagcagcgatcCCTGCGTGGAACGAACGCCCAGGCCTGTCAGAGTTACAGTGCCCGCGTTGCCTCGCCACGTTTAGAGACACGGACTACTCAGAGTACCTGAACCATTGTGAAGACTGTGCCAGACTATAA
- the sfrp2 gene encoding secreted frizzled-related protein 2, whose product MRALISTVTVLWVMTIPCMEALHGLYNFGQHELFYKKNNCKAIPANLQLCHDIEYTEMRLPNLLGHETMNEVLQQASSWIPLVQKQCHPDTRKFLCSLFAPVCLDDLDEPIQPCRSLCESVKNGCEPVMSAFGFPWPKMLECERFPLDNDLCIPPAGVENVVPATREVPRVCDACKETDENDNEIVDNLCKNDFALKIKVKEISYINGDTKIVPENKSKTIYKLNGVTERELRKTVLWLKDGLQCICEEMNDIHAAYLVMGQKMDGHLVITSLKRWQKGQREFKRISRSIRKLQC is encoded by the exons ATGAGGGCCCTTATCTCGACAGTGACGGTGTTGTGGGTGATGACGATACCCTGCATGGAAGCTCTCCACGGATTGTACAACTTCGGACAGCATGAGTTATTCTACAAAAAGAACAACTGCAAGGCGATCCCTGCCAACCTCCAACTGTGCCACGACATAGAGTACACGGAGATGCGCCTCCCGAACCTGCTCGGCCACGAAACCATGAATGAAGTCCTGCAGCAGGCTTCGTCTTGGATCCCGCTGGTCCAGAAGCAATGTCACCCAGACACAAGGAAGTTCCTCTGCTCCCTCTTTGCTCCCGTGTGCCTGGATGACTTGGACGAGCCCATACAGCCGTGCAGGTCACTGTGCGAGAGCGTGAAGAACGGCTGCGAGCCCGTGATGTCCGCGTTTGGCTTCCCTTGGCCAAAGATGCTGGAGTGCGAGCGTTTCCCTCTCGACAATGACCTGTGCATACCGCCTGCAGGCGTGGAGAACGTCGTGCCAGCCACCAGAGAAG tgccCAGGGTGTGTGATGCCTGCAAGGAAACGGATGAAAATGACAACGAAATTGTTGACAACCTGTGTAAGAATGACTTTG CTCTGAAGATCAAAGTTAAAGAGATCTCCTACATCAACGGCGACACCAAGATAGTGCCGGAGAACAAGAGCAAGACTATCTACAAGCTGAACGGCGTGACGGAGCGTGAGCTGAGGAAGACAGTGCTGTGGCTGAAGGACGGCCTGCAGTGCATCTGCGAGGAGATGAACGACATCCACGCCGCCTACCTGGTCATGGGCCAGAAGATGGACGGCCATCTGGTCATCACCTCGCTGAAGCGCTGGCAGAAGGGACAGCGAGAGTTTAAGAGGATTTCACGCAGCATCCGCAAGCTGCAGTGCTAG
- the tnip2 gene encoding TNFAIP3-interacting protein 2 isoform X2 has product MDNASVTSDTDAKLRSCSTLNTLYHETQQELELLNKQITVKDNIIADLKARLGRYERIYMTVGDNESVVVGPSKSLLDSLCKEICKQKQKRKDLELKASRQTEEIQRLNMQLREKELELEKVRGQPDHEKDQEIHRLRSALEERERSEATRAVLCTSLAEEADQLRGQLGATVKVCQELLARLEGDRKKGGGEGEDVALQQRSKEMPDSFDNSGANAQICQLQEENQQLKQRVAYVQSLNSRWQKYDASREDYIRGLCQRLKETSGPALMPGLGSISSSVLHHEITRLNGLLEERMSECERLSREVEEMRRRDNERIQTLQQQVLIYADDFKSERGDRERAQGQIQDLKEQIYKLKQQLHKQGASRETRDVVPVCRVHIGHRITSRRHKDSSEPLLRTTAELQQQQQPAAAAAAAIPAWNERPGLSELQCPRCLATFRDTDYSEYLNHCEDCARL; this is encoded by the exons ATGGATAACGCCAGCGTGACCTCGGATACCGACGCGAAGCTGCGGAGCTGCAGCACGCTGAATACTCTGTACCACGAGACGCAGcaggagctggagctgctgaacAAACAGATCACCGTGAAGGACAACATCATCGCAGACCTGAAGGCGAGGCTGGGGAGGTACGAGAGGATCTACATGACTGTGGGAGATAACGAGTCTGTGGTCGTCGGGCCGTCCAAGTCTCTGCTGGACAGTTTGTGCAAAGAGATATGCAAACAGAAGCAGAAGAGGAAAGACTTGGAGTTAAAGGCGTCTCGACAGACAGag GAGATCCAGAGGCTGAACATGCAGCTCAGAGAGAAGGAGCTGGAGTTGGAGAAGGTCAGGGGTCAGCCGGACCACGAGAAGGACCAGGAGATCCACAGGCTGCGGTCGGccctggaggagagggagcggTCCGAGGCCACCAGAGCCGTACTCTGCACGTCCCTGGCAGAGGAGGCTGACCAGCTGCGCGGCCAGCTCGGCGCCACCGTGAAGGTGTGCCAGGAGCTGCTGGCCAGGCTGGAGGGAGATAGGAagaaggggggaggagaaggggaggatGTGGCTCTGCAGCAAAGGTCTAAGGAG ATGCCAGACTCCTTTGACAACAGTGGTGCTAACGCCCAAATCTGTCAACTTCAAGAGGAGAATCAACAGCTAAAGCAGCGAGTTGCATAT GTCCAGAGTCTGAACTCTCGGTGGCAGAAGTATGACGCCAGCAGGGAGGACTATATCAGAGGTTTATGTCAGAGGCTAAAGGAGACCTCTGGGCCGGCTTTGATGCCGGGCCTGGGCTCTATAAGCAGCAGTGTGCTTCATCATGAGATCACCAGGCTCAACGGCTTGCTCGAGGAGAGGATGAGCGAGTGTGAGCGGCTGAGTAGAGAagtggaggagatgaggaggcgAGACAACGAGCGCATCCagactctgcagcagcag GTCCTCATCTACGCAGACGACTTTAAGTCGGAGCGTGGCGACAGAGAGCGAGCACAGGGTCAGATCCAAGACCTGAAGGAGCAGATTTATAAGTTAAAACAGCAGCTACACAAACAG GGAGCAAGCAGAGAGACCAGAGACGTGGTTCCTGTGTGTCGTGTGCACATAGGGCACAGGATCACCTCGAGGCGTCATAAGGACTCTTCAGAGCCGCTGTTGAGGACCACGGCTgagttgcagcagcagcagcaacccgccgctgcagcagcagcagcgatcCCTGCGTGGAACGAACGCCCAGGCCTGTCAGAGTTACAGTGCCCGCGTTGCCTCGCCACGTTTAGAGACACGGACTACTCAGAGTACCTGAACCATTGTGAAGACTGTGCCAGACTATAA